A genomic region of Pyrus communis chromosome 14, drPyrComm1.1, whole genome shotgun sequence contains the following coding sequences:
- the LOC137716476 gene encoding uncharacterized protein, with product MAEKKAALNEDLENVITLKALVDMGNNKVIFVESDGDFIDVIFSFLTMPMGRIVRLACKSSVPVEIGCMRNLYQSIAQFNVHKFRSVACGLMLLLPCNAADCQCKNLKLKIDKDVPTRYLLCSDGCFLSYYRDIRCPSCGSLFSRGTDFPVDNTQVGGVFVKGQPRLIITDDLQVISPVSALSICLFSKLGVTDSKFTEELTFNMGVQEALNLLMHSFVSKTPLTEILLKNEQIPSLGDVHSSQGISIHSQMHGDTIDEEEKNISLKLVVSKSKKIVCYAEAQEDFFNLLCSFLTLPLGFILEKMQNVSWKGCLGQLYKSVEDFDEQYLKSNFHKELLVNPKLAPGFRYEKTLLGIEETSFYYVKSKLTTDKSCIPDNTSAESVKLNVVDPKSHEDRDESAQGFLKGPATFTVTDNLVVRPLSLILEMSVLQELKVPFTDIEDHIVHVGKREALLLLVASFVGDSALTNTFIRGLGEPKQEQ from the exons ATGGCTGAAAAAAAGGCTGCGTTGAATGAGGATCTCGAAAATGTTATTACCTTGAAGGCCTTGGTGGACATGGGAAATAACAAAGTTATCTTCGTAGAGTCCGACGGTGATTTTATTGATGTTATCTTCAGTTTCTTGACAATGCCCATGGGAAGAATTGTCAGGCTTGCCTGTAAATCTTCAGTACCGGTGGAAATAGGTTGTATGAGAAATTTGTATCAGAGTATTGCGCAATTTAATGTGCATAAGTTCCGGTCAGTGGCATGTGGACTTATGTTGTTACTTCCCTGCAATGCTGCTGATTGTCAGTGCAAGAACCTCAAGTTGAAAATTGACAAGGATGTGCCGACACGGTACCTTTTGTGCTCTGATGGTTGCTTCTTAAGTTATTATAGAGATATCCGTTGTCCTTCCTGTGGATCTCTTTTTAGTCGGGGGACAGATTTTCCAGTGGATAATACTCAAGTTGGAGGCGTCTTTGTGAAAGGGCAACCCCGGCTGATAATTACCGATGATTTACAGGTCATATCCCCAGTAAGTGCATTAAGCATTTGTTTGTTTTCGAAGCTAGGGGTCACAGATTCTAAATTTACGGAGGAGTTGACGTTCAATATGGGAGTTCAGGAG GCTTTGAATTTGCTTATGCATTCGTTTGTATCAAAGACACCGTTGACTGAAATTCTTCTGAAAAACGAACAAATACCAAGTTTGGGAGATGTACATTCCAGTCAAGGAATATCGATTCATTCTCAAATGCATGGCGACACAATCGATGAGGAAGAGAAAAACATTTCTCTTAAGCTTGTAGTTAGCAAGTCTAAAAAGATTGTTTGTTATGCAGAAGCACAAGAGGATTTTTTTAATCTACTCTGCAGTTTCTTGACTCTCCCACTTGGGTTCATATTAGAAAAGATGCAGAATGTTTCATGGAAGGGCTGTCTCGGTCAGTTGTACAAGAGTGTCGAAGATTTTGATGAGCAATACTTGAAGTCAAATTTCCACAAGGAATTGTTGGTTAATCCAAAGCTTGCACCTGGTTTTCGATACGAGAAAACTCTGTTAGGAATCGAGGAGACGTCCTTTTATTATGTTAAGTCTAAGTTAACTACTGATAAGTCCTGTATTCCTGATAATACTTCAGCGGAGTCAGTTAAACTTAATGTTGTGGATCCCAAATCTCATGAAGATAGAGATGAAAGTGCTCAGGGATTTCTGAAAGGACCTGCTACCTTCACAGTGACTGACAATCTAGTTGTAAGACCGTTATCTCTAATCCTTGAAATGTCTGTTCTTCAAGAATTGAAGGTACCTTTCACCGACATCGAGGACCATATCGTGCATGTGGGCAAGAGGGAG GCGTTGCTTCTTTTGGTGGCCTCGTTTGTAGGTGATTCTGCTCTTACCAATACCTTCATTAGAGGGCTTGGGGAGCCAAAGCAAGAACAataa